The Flavobacterium sp. 140616W15 sequence ATAATGAATTTGCAAAATCTGCGTGAAAAAATCAAAATTTATAAAACCCTACTTCCCTACTCTTTTTAAATCTTTACCACTCTTTACAATGCCGTAAAACTATTGTATTCCTCATCTGTCACCTGTTCCATCCAGATTCCGATACCTCTGTCAATCTCAGTAATAATTGCTATATGTGAGAATCGGCTAGTAGGTGTTGCACCATACCAATGTTCAACATCTGGTAGGATGGTAAGAACTTCTCCTTTACGAATTAATCGAATTGAAGTACCTCTTTCCTGAAAATAACCAATACCTTCTGTTGCAACAAGTAATTGCAAACCCGTATTGGTATGCCAATTATTTCTCGATCCAGGTTCAAAAGCAACCTCTTTTATGGTAGTATTACGTGGCTGAATGTCACTGGTTCGCTTTTTAAAAGAAACTTCTCCAGTAGTATATTTATTAGGAACTATTCCTTCTTCTATAATGGTTGTATAATGTGTCGACATAAATCGTTATTTATTCTAATTTGATTTAAATTATTCAATGAACACCAATAAAAAAACACAACAAACTTAAAGACAGTAATTTACAAAAATATTTTATCACTACAAGCGTGAGATAAAAAAATAAAGATTACTTTTTTTAGATTCGTTTTTAAATTAATGTTGGGGCTAAACAACACCTATATACTTTAAGTCTATTTAAAGCTATTGTATTGTTCGTCTGTAACTCTTTCCAGCCAATCGACAATACCTTTTTGAGTATTAGTACTTATTGCTATATGAGTGAATTCACTATCAGGTGATGCGCCATGCCAATGTTTAATTTCTGGCAAAATAGAAACGACATCACCTATATTTAGTAATTGAATAGGTTTTCCTTCTTCTTGGTAATATCCTACTCCATGGGTTACAATAAGTATTTGTCCTCCGGGATGTGTATGCCAGTTGTTTCTAGCGCCAGGTTCAAAAACTACATTTCCTACAACTGTATTCAATACTCTATCGTCTGGTACTAGTAATTTTACCCATGCATTCCCTGTAAAATAATCTGCTGAAGCAGGATCCCCTTTTGGAAAAATAGTATTTTTAAATTCA is a genomic window containing:
- a CDS encoding cupin domain-containing protein; its protein translation is MKTEQNEFKNTIFPKGDPASADYFTGNAWVKLLVPDDRVLNTVVGNVVFEPGARNNWHTHPGGQILIVTHGVGYYQEEGKPIQLLNIGDVVSILPEIKHWHGASPDSEFTHIAISTNTQKGIVDWLERVTDEQYNSFK
- a CDS encoding cupin domain-containing protein → MSTHYTTIIEEGIVPNKYTTGEVSFKKRTSDIQPRNTTIKEVAFEPGSRNNWHTNTGLQLLVATEGIGYFQERGTSIRLIRKGEVLTILPDVEHWYGATPTSRFSHIAIITEIDRGIGIWMEQVTDEEYNSFTAL